DNA from Brassica napus cultivar Da-Ae chromosome C4, Da-Ae, whole genome shotgun sequence:
ACTTTGAAATCCAAACCATCTACGTCGTCagttcatggtcgaaccaattaTTAGGTCCAACCCGACTATATaaccggttcatggtcgaacccgGTCAACCATCAggtcggtccggttttaaaaacacttcCCGTAACATTTACAAGCTCAGAGAGAACAAATAGATTGATTAACAAAAATagtaagccaaaaaaaaaaagatttaaacgaTTAAACGTAACTCAAATTACAATACAGAACTTGAACACATAATCTTAAAGGATTCATGAGGAGGTAACAAACGcttttctctgtttcttctgTTAAACATTCAGTagtaatataagttttttttccaATCCAAGAAGAGTTACAcatcaaaaccctaattcgaaagtAACTAAAGGTCGACACTTTACATAAACTCAAATCGAAAGTTTCGATCTTTGCTAATATGTATACATAATGGgtaaatcacaaaaaaaaaaaaaaaaatcattgaatCGAGAGTACCTTAGAGGGATCTTCTCTAGAGGAGCGTTTAAGTTTCTTAGAGGAAGATGAAGATTTGCCCATCGTGCTCTCTCCCTCCTCTCCTATGTAGCTTCATCGTGACTCTTCAAAGTGAACCAAACAGGATGTTGACCCGATACACAGAACCTATCACCGCCCTCGATCTCTCCCATCTCAGATTTTCGAAAAGTTAGAATCTTTTCGCCCATAATATTAGAATGATCTCTTGAAGAATCAAAACATAGTTGCCTCTTAGAATCAGGAAGAAGATCATACATGCACACAGTCAAACAAATGAATTTCTTAACTGCATGTTTCTTTACAGCTTAAGTTGCTTCTAATCACAAGTGAAGAGGGTACCATGTTTTCAGTAAATTAACTAACACCTTTGTGGATCTGATATTAGTTACCAAAGAAGTTGTATTCTGTTTTTCAGTTTGATCTCCGACAACAAAAAAGGTAATAAAGCTAGTGCAACCAATAcatataagagcatgattaacccacgaactccattaatatctctTAATggttattttagtatataattgTTGACTAGAATTTTAGTTAAGAGACACTTTAGATTTTGTGCTCTGctagttttttattaaaaagttaagTTGGGTTACAATTAAACAATTGAAAGACTTGGGGTCAATTAGAGATATATGTTCTGCAAATCTGATAATTTTGGGATCAAAGAGTAATTATCCAAAGACAAAGGATCAGACTTGAAAATAAGCCAAGAATGGCCATTGGAGCTCACGACCTTTCTCTCCCGGATCTGGAGCATGATGGTGGAGGATCCGGCGACGGAAAAGCTTGATTCCATGGCGGAGGAGAGCTGAGACGGGTTACAGAGGCGGATCGAGGAAGATTGTCGTGGTCGCTTGGAGTGATAACGAGCAACATATGTAACCGGAGAGCTTGCTGCTGTTTTGGGAAAGGCTTGAATCACGGCGGAGAAGAACACCGGCAGTGGAGTTCAGCCACGACGAAGACGAGACGGAAATGAACGACGATTACAAAGTATGACTCTGATTTTCTCTTTGTCGTATTATCATCcgtgaaaaatgaaaatgaaaattctagatacacctcaaaattattattttggttgTCCAAAGAAATGCATGGGCCTAATAGGCCTGATAATTTACATGGGCCATCTAATGATTTTTTCCATTTGCAACTTTGCATCTAAATGTAGCAGAGGGATGTGCGTCATcaaaatcaaacaagaacaaatATTTCAGATATATCACTTTTACTTATGATAAAGTAAACGATGGATCAATTCCAGTAAGTCGTCATAACGAAATTCACGCCAAGTTTTACGTTGAACAGTCTGCGATTAATTCAAACCCTTCGCCTGACGTTGGgttgaataatattttctaagaaATTTACACTATCGTTTTCAACCGTGAGATTAAGATTTTAACGGTGTAGATCAGTGTATGGATCTCCAACGGCCAAGCAAACCACCATCTACGTTAACGTACAAGTTTCGCCATCAATACGATAAAACGAAGATTCAATATAATTCCAGTTCACCTTGAATGATTTAGGGCCAAACGAAGATTAAACAAAGAATAGTCTTGTGTGGTTCACGAACATTTAGTTCACGAGCGTTTACCTAACTAAATGCATCAATCATTTGAGCTAATCCTAGGTTATTAAAAATAAGACTAAGATTGATATCGGGAACCTTGTGATCAAGTGGTAAAGTAACTTGTTTGAAACGCCTGATTTGCTTGATATCCGAAATTAAGTCATATTACTTTTAAACATCCGTacaaatttgtgtttttttcttttgctccaTTTGCATAGAATGCAGTTCATCACCTAATTGAAATTAATGTAAGCTTTCATTTATTTGGAATAccttcaaattaaaaaaaaaaactaaaggaaTAAAATAGGATAGGTGTGTTGGAATGAGCTACAAGAgatatattagttttattattaatgCATTGTTCAATAtgaataataatttcaaaaaattaataataataataaattggtATTTTTACCTTTAAGTtgaatttattgataaaaaatattaaatatatgatttgattACTATTATCAGTTATTATatccataaaataaataaaaaatcagtcattcaaatttaaaatttattgataaaagtaaattagataaatataaattcacaaattttagtaaaactaaatttataagAACTAATTACTATATAACCATAATATTAacattgttttaaataaaatactattataaaaaaattcataactttaaaattcataaaatattttattccaaaaaataaaattgcaaGAATTTAATTTTCTCTTTGTCGTGCTTACATCCGTTGAAATTATTATCTTGGTTGTCCAAAAGAAGTGCATGGGCCTAAGAGCACCAGCATTGGAGGTTCGTGGGTGAAGTTCACACACTTCcccagaaaaaaatatattataatatgctACAGTAATGATCCTGTCTCGCCACGCTCCTTCCGTATGAACCCGAGTCGTCACTGTTCAGTGGGCCCCACGCCACATGGCGGCCCGCTATTggtcaatttatttttattttatttttatttaaaaaaaaaatcataaaaaaataaataaaaaataataaaaaattcaaattatgaACCCCAACCGAGGGTTCATTAATGCTAGTGCTCTAAGGCCATGAATATTGCGGATCCTTAAAGTAGTTTCTTCAGAAAATTAATGTGTGGACCCACTTAAATTTTAAGGTCCCCAAAGTCACGAAATAAGGATTGATCTTGGGGAAATTTTTGCACTGTTTACGGGCCCCACCGACATGCGGCGgtattcacttttttttttagacaaaaaaaataaaaaaaaagaaaaaaaaattaataaccgCATAAACGGCTCTAATTGGCCGGATAATTTATAGTGGTCATTTAATGATTATCTTTTCGATTGCGTCTAAATGTAGTTAGACGAATGTGCTTCAGCAAAatcttataagaaaaataataatcagaTTTTCACTTTTACTATGAATCTATGATAAATAGACAATGTTCAAATTTTCACTTCAGGCTCGGCCAAAGTTCGAGGTGTTAGTTCCAGTCTAGATGGTGAGGCTCATGCTTTTCTGTACGCACCAGAACATCTGGATTAAGGGATGGAGGAATTTTGGTTCGAAGGGGGGATATTCTTGAACTCACCAATATTATCAATACTCGTGGACAAGATGTGGATGGAAATGTTGCCAGAGTGTTCTCTTGAACGGGTGAATAAAGAAAGAAATCAAGCGAGGCTGACGTAATTGCTAAGAAGGCTCTTGTTGGCCTAAGCCTGTACTCTTGAGTTTCATAATGTTCAAGCTGTTTAGttaattgattatttgtatTACCCTATACAATATAATTTAATCTGTTGAGAGTAAACAATGGATCGATTTCACTAAGCCGTATAACGAAAATCACGCCAAGTTTTACGTTAATAGTCTGCGATTATTTTATACCCCTTCGCCCGACGTTGGATTGAATAAATTTCCTATGAAATTTACACACTATTATCGTTTCCAACCGTGAGATTGAGATTTCCACGGTGTAGATTAGTGGATGAATCTCCAACGGCCAAGCAAACCACCATTAACGTACAAGTTTTGCCATCGATACGATATAACATGAAGATCCAATATAATTCCAGTTCACCTTATTTTAGGGGTAAAGAAGAATTAGTTACATAATACGACAACGACCACATGTAACTAGGCATGGGCATAAAAACTGAAATTTGAACCCAAATCCAAATCTAACCCGAAATAAAAGTTTCGGACTGGCTCCAAGAAAATATTCcgaacatatataattatagttatgtatatgatatacatactacttaccattttttgaattttgaattatCATCATTAAGTATTTTAGTGTTATAAACTTGCAAATGTTGCTATCTTTTGAATTTGATATGTATTGAATACTTTTTATTCAGTTTAAGTATAGATTTTCTATGATTAGacttttagttaattattttatttaagtatgATCCAAATTGAACAAAAAACGAACCTAAACGATATATAATTACTTTATAGGTTTTGGGATGTGATACACAACTAATCCGAAATCGAAGTGCTAGCACTACAAAAAAACACGGGCATAACTACTACAAAATCAGTCGTTAAGTCGTCGTAATATGATGTTTACGACAAACGAACTACGAAATCAAAATCGTTGTTAGCAGTTCGTCGTAATggacgattcgtcgtaaagggGTCGTAGACTCACGACTAACACCGGTCTTCATAATATAGACGTAAACTAATTCGTCGTACTTTAAATGTAATGTTACGTCCTTTTATTTAGTCGTAAAGATTTGACGTTATGTCTTCGTACCTTTTACGACGAATGAACATCGACTGCAGTCGTAAAAAGGTCGTAATATTTATGACTACATTACAACGTAGTTCAATGTTAATTGGTCGTAATATTTACGACCAGATTACGTCGTATATATTAGTTTgggaaaatataattaattttattaaaaaataaaaatttagatgaaattttaaaaattcttaaatttggaaaattttaaagaaaaatataatatatcataaaacattatccaaaatataataatattcaaaatacaaaatacataacagaaataaaatctaattatTAAGGTTGATGTCGTCGATGATCTCGGAACTGCGTTGAGGGGCCCGTTGCTCTATATCCGCCTGCTCTTCGGGAGTGGGATTGGAGTTAATGGTCGGACGTACAGCTTGCCACATATTTGCAAGAGCCGGGTTAGTCTCTACAAGAATGAACATCCCCACCAAAGACGTAATGTGGGTCTTGTTGGCCTGGTTGTCTGCCCGAAGCTCCGAAATGGCTTGGTTGGCAGCCGTCAAATCTGTATGGAGCTGAGAATCGTCCTACATTCTCGCCGCATATGCAGCTCTCGCCCTCGAGACATCGTCAACCGTACCGATCCCGATCACCCGTCCCTTTTTCTTCGggataatattaaattaattaaatgaatattagtacatgcatatataaaactcaaaaattaaaatgtataaaatatattaaaaagattgaaaattttacctGCTCAAATATTTTGTCTTGTTCGACGGTAGACAACTGAACCGGTTCACCTTCGGGATTTTGTTGGGACATTTGTGCCTGAATCTCCTGGATCCGAGTCTCGACATCGTTGTAGATCATTTCTGCTTCAGGATGCACAAACGTCCCATCAGAATGCTGGTGTGTCGTCTTGTAAAGCCGGGAAAGAGATGGTGGTGCTCCTTCTTGAGCAGcctacaaaaaaatttaaattaattaatctcATGCCTTCAATAAACAAttaattcataattttaaaattttaagaaagatCGAAGACTTACAATTTGAAGGGTTTTCCGGGCGTGTGGAGTCTATCCGGAAGTATGGGGTATGGGCAAATTGTCCTAAGCATCATGTGTCAACCTAGACGCAGAGCACTTGAGAGACTTTCGAACAGACTTAGGCACATTACAATAAGCCTTTAAGCTCTTCCAAACATCATCGCTGATGTAGAGGGGTTGCGACCTATCCCCTAAAACCCTCAACTTCTCCTTCCAATCCGCAACATTGTTTTCTAGGCGAGTCATCGCCTAGTCGTTGAACGCTTCCTTCACCGTCTCGTTGACAGCAATAGACCAATGAATGTCAGGGACAAAACATTTTACATGTTTCCTGCGTGAGAGACGCCCTTCCGACCTGGTACATGAATGTCTCTGCTCCGTTGAGAAATTCGCTTTTCACTCTTCCTGCAGAATCTGTGTgcatacatccaactccgtagcAAAACTACGACTAGGTCGTCGTTAAAAAAACGTTACTTCACGACTAATTTATGGCGAAACATTATCGTAGCAAATTTACCTCCTGTAAAGTAGACGTAAAAACGACGTTAAATTACGACGATACTATTATAGTTTAATACGTGGTTGTTCTGACCacgtttttttgtagtgtatatTCGAACCCGACTCTTGCAAATTTACTAGAACGTAGACATATGTTATGTTACTAAATAGAACCAAAACCCGAATGCAAACTCCCAGACCTACATGTAACTGTGGGCCAAACCGTTAACCGTCATGTAGGGCACGTtcgtagtaaaaaaaaaaagacttcacGTGTCCTATAAGTTGGGCTACTAGATATGACACGTGGCTTTAAACAGTTGGGTAGTAGAGTCCTTCACGGGTTTCGATCAACAAATGGTAAGTCTATAAGTAACACCAAGTCATAACTCAATAGTCACTCATAATTACAATGGCAATTCTTGTCTTAGAGCGATGTTACATGATCATGAACTTACTCTTGGTTCTAACTTTTGTTCTACTGCACTCGGCTCATTGCTTTAACCCAAAAAGACTCAATGTTTCGGCGGTAGCGGGGGATTCCGATTGGTCTCTGGCCGCAGCTACGTTCTATGGCCTCCCCACCGGCTACGGAACCGacggtatatatatatatatatatttaatgcaCATTATATCTCTACATAATCAAGTTATTTTGCTCTATTTATAACACTAATTAactagaatataaaataatgatcAAGATGGAGCATGTGGATATAAAAATGCTGTGGCACAAGCCCCGTTTTTGTCCATGGTATCAGCCGGAGGTCCATCGTTGTATAAGTCGGGGAGAGGATGTGGTGCATGTTATCAGGTTCTGCATGATCAAAATAATTACAATTAAGCAGAAGCGtttaatacatttaaaatatatcaaagtttaaaaggttaaaaaaaattatacgttTGGTTAATATAATGCACAGATAAAATGCACTTCGAACCAGGCGTGTTCGACGAATCCTGTTACGGTAGTGATTACAGACGAATGTGGACAAGGATGCCTCACAGAGTCGGTTCATTTCGATTTGAGCGGTACAGCGTTTGGTGCGATGGCCGTTCCCGGTCAAGATAGCCAGCTTCGAAATGCAGGAGTTTTGCAGATTCTTTATAGAAAGTATACATGTCACATTAGATAAATAACtacaacaatattgttatatgcTAATGTTTGGTTTATTGATTTTGTTCTAAATATTGTACtttcatttatatatgtttgtagAGTTGAGTGCAACTATAATGGCGAAATGGTGGTGTTTCAAGTGGACGGAGGTTCTAACGCCTACTACTTCGCGGCTTTGGTTGAGTATGTAAACGGAGACGGTGAAATAGGCCAAGTTGAACTCAAACAAGCGTTAGAATCTGACACATGGCTTCCAATGAGCCACTCATGGGGTGCGGTGTGGAAGCTTGAAGTTACATCACCTTTGCGAGCTCCACTGTCTCTTCGGTTGACTTATCTAGACTCCGGCAAGACCGTTGTGGCTTCTGATGTTATACCGGCTGGTTGGCAGCCCGGTGCAAA
Protein-coding regions in this window:
- the LOC106394915 gene encoding putative expansin-B2, with protein sequence MAILVLERCYMIMNLLLVLTFVLLHSAHCFNPKRLNVSAVAGDSDWSLAAATFYGLPTGYGTDDGACGYKNAVAQAPFLSMVSAGGPSLYKSGRGCGACYQIKCTSNQACSTNPVTVVITDECGQGCLTESVHFDLSGTAFGAMAVPGQDSQLRNAGVLQILYRKVECNYNGEMVVFQVDGGSNAYYFAALVEYVNGDGEIGQVELKQALESDTWLPMSHSWGAVWKLEVTSPLRAPLSLRLTYLDSGKTVVASDVIPAGWQPGAKYKSNVNFQV